One segment of Spiroplasma kunkelii CR2-3x DNA contains the following:
- a CDS encoding DUF3627 domain-containing protein: MYQKPSYKKNINVENCFIRREFIVFRTDKASFINLPNHNRHIGFWLSNKFIYPSEKNCNQVAIGLIYDNYYSIVKYDENLKRNIWKSLTGTELINLYNQYKQNYSTNMKKALFSSEPKKVKTNKNNFTNLSVEKKEQLIKDLKSLN, from the coding sequence ATGTATCAGAAACCAAGTTATAAGAAGAATATTAACGTAGAAAATTGCTTTATTCGAAGAGAATTTATAGTTTTTAGAACAGATAAAGCTTCATTTATAAATTTACCTAATCATAATCGTCATATTGGTTTTTGATTGAGTAATAAGTTTATTTATCCGAGTGAAAAAAATTGTAATCAAGTAGCAATCGGTTTGATTTATGATAATTATTATTCTATTGTAAAATATGATGAAAATTTAAAGCGTAATATTTGAAAGAGTTTAACTGGAACGGAATTAATTAATTTATATAATCAATATAAACAAAATTACTCTACTAATATGAAAAAAGCATTATTTTCAAGTGAACCTAAAAAAGTAAAAACAAATAAAAATAATTTCACAAATTTAAGTGTTGAAAAAAAAGAACAATTAATTAAAGACTTAAAAAGTTTAAATTAA